Proteins encoded by one window of uncultured Methanobrevibacter sp.:
- a CDS encoding HEAT repeat domain-containing protein, with protein MSNLSFEEAINNLSDDDVKVRKEAIESLVGITDEDAIEPLIKATTDDNAQVRFKAAEILGSMGDVAVDKLIDEFENAEGKDKRFLAFALKETGDKKVIPYFVKATEDDDFGVRKVAVRSLGELQAEEELDTIAKCLEDEDWGVKLAAIQALGDIATDESIDLIKKARKTEDDKDFKKSCNKAIKKAQKRQKAKASGESIVNVIPMSTIKEMEKTNLQKAIKEYEKYVEAKMPKDAPYKRLCVLYRKSNDYDNEVRVIETAIEVFADNDKKLAYFEKRLAKLK; from the coding sequence ATGTCTAATTTAAGTTTTGAAGAAGCTATTAACAATTTATCAGATGATGATGTTAAAGTTAGAAAAGAAGCTATCGAATCATTAGTTGGAATTACTGATGAGGATGCTATTGAACCATTAATTAAAGCTACTACTGATGATAATGCACAGGTAAGATTTAAAGCAGCTGAAATTTTAGGTAGTATGGGTGATGTGGCTGTTGATAAATTAATCGATGAATTTGAAAATGCAGAAGGTAAGGATAAACGTTTTTTAGCATTTGCACTTAAAGAAACAGGTGATAAAAAAGTTATTCCATATTTTGTTAAAGCAACTGAAGATGATGATTTTGGTGTTAGAAAAGTTGCTGTACGTTCTTTAGGTGAACTTCAGGCTGAAGAAGAATTGGATACCATTGCAAAATGTCTTGAAGATGAGGACTGGGGTGTTAAACTCGCTGCAATTCAAGCATTGGGTGATATTGCAACTGATGAATCAATTGACTTAATCAAAAAGGCAAGAAAAACTGAAGATGATAAGGACTTCAAAAAATCTTGTAATAAAGCAATTAAAAAGGCTCAAAAAAGACAAAAAGCTAAAGCTTCTGGAGAATCTATTGTTAATGTTATTCCTATGAGCACAATTAAAGAAATGGAAAAAACCAATCTTCAAAAAGCTATTAAAGAATATGAAAAATATGTTGAAGCAAAAATGCCTAAAGATGCTCCATATAAAAGATTATGTGTTCTTTACAGAAAATCCAATGATTATGACAATGAGGTTAGAGTCATTGAGACTGCAATTGAAGTATTTGCAGACAATGATAAAAAATTAGCTTACTTTGAGAAAAGATTGGCTAAATTAAAATAG
- a CDS encoding ATP-dependent helicase — MIEEQTKSYSKKQIFKTLHPWVRTWFNSNFEDFTPAQKKAIIDIHKKNNILISSPTGSGKTLTAFLSVISDLTRLAEKDQLEDKVYCIYISPLKALDNDIEKNLDEPLNGIEKIAGKELGIRKAVRTGDTSQYQRQKMLKKPPHILITTPETLSILLVAPKFREKLSHVKYVIIDEIHSLAENKRGVHLSLSLERLQHLIGQYTRIGLSATVSPLEEVAKFLVGYEYGVERNCKIVNINYLKELDMEVMCPVSDIVLADEEDTKLGMYDLLDDLIWENKTTLIFTNTRSGTERFVYNLKKMYPMHYNNSNIMAHHSSLSKEVRLETENKLKEGKLKAVVSSTSLELGIDIGYIDLVVLINSPKSVARALQRIGRSGHKLHEKSRGKIIVTDRDDLVECSVLLKNAKEGKIDKISIPKNCLDVLAQHIYGMSIENPWDIDYAYDVIRKSYCYKDLSRDDYEDVLSYMAGEYPELEERYVYAKIWIDYEENTFGKRGKLARMLYSTNIGTIPDSSGVLVKCDGETVGKIEETFMERLKKGDTFVLGGRTFRFNYGKGMTINVSPASGPPTIPSWFSQQLPLAFDLAMDIQQFRDHMDSRFQYRRSKEEIMEFIHEYLYVDDFAANSIYEYFIEQFKYAQIPTKRRLLIEYYKGFGGRRFVIFHSLFGRKVNDALSRAVAYIVAQKYNMNITISISDNGFYLSSDGKIGGLESFREITPENFETILTNALNKTETLASRFRHCAGRSLMTLRRYKGESKSVGRQQVRGKILLKFVQDMDDDFSILKEARREALEDYMDIKNALKIIEMIDREEMEIKTINTVIPSPFAFNLVSQGYLDVLNQNDKGEFTKRMHQAILDQIKDKLKDIY; from the coding sequence ATGATTGAAGAACAGACAAAAAGCTATTCCAAAAAGCAAATTTTTAAAACTTTGCATCCATGGGTTAGAACTTGGTTTAATTCAAATTTTGAAGATTTCACACCAGCTCAGAAAAAAGCAATCATTGACATTCACAAAAAAAACAATATTCTAATATCATCACCAACCGGTTCTGGAAAAACATTGACAGCGTTTCTATCAGTTATAAGCGATTTAACAAGGTTGGCCGAGAAAGATCAGCTGGAAGATAAAGTATACTGCATTTACATTTCACCGCTAAAAGCACTAGACAATGATATTGAAAAAAATTTGGATGAACCATTAAACGGCATTGAAAAAATAGCTGGAAAAGAATTAGGAATTAGAAAAGCCGTCAGAACAGGAGATACATCACAATATCAAAGACAAAAAATGCTTAAAAAGCCACCACACATCCTTATTACAACTCCCGAAACATTATCCATTTTACTCGTAGCTCCCAAATTCAGAGAAAAATTAAGTCACGTAAAATATGTAATCATTGATGAAATCCATTCACTTGCTGAAAATAAAAGAGGAGTGCATTTAAGCCTATCTCTAGAAAGACTGCAACATTTGATTGGACAATACACACGTATCGGCTTATCAGCAACTGTCAGTCCACTTGAAGAAGTTGCTAAATTTCTTGTAGGATACGAATATGGAGTGGAGCGAAACTGCAAAATAGTTAATATAAACTATTTAAAAGAACTTGATATGGAAGTAATGTGTCCTGTAAGCGATATCGTGCTGGCCGACGAGGAAGATACGAAACTCGGAATGTATGACCTGTTGGATGATTTGATTTGGGAAAACAAAACCACATTAATATTTACAAATACCCGTAGCGGAACAGAACGTTTTGTTTATAATTTAAAGAAAATGTATCCCATGCATTACAACAATTCAAACATAATGGCTCACCATTCTTCACTATCAAAAGAAGTGCGTTTGGAAACAGAAAACAAGTTGAAGGAAGGAAAATTAAAAGCAGTTGTTTCTTCAACATCACTGGAACTTGGAATTGATATAGGATACATTGATTTGGTTGTTTTAATAAACTCCCCAAAATCCGTTGCAAGAGCCCTTCAAAGAATTGGGCGTAGCGGGCACAAATTACATGAAAAATCAAGAGGAAAAATAATTGTTACAGACCGTGACGATTTGGTTGAATGTTCCGTGCTTTTAAAAAATGCAAAAGAAGGCAAAATTGACAAAATTTCAATCCCCAAAAACTGTTTAGACGTCCTGGCACAGCACATTTACGGAATGAGCATTGAAAATCCATGGGATATTGACTATGCATATGATGTAATCCGCAAAAGTTACTGCTACAAAGACCTCTCAAGAGATGATTATGAAGATGTTTTAAGTTATATGGCAGGAGAATATCCTGAACTCGAAGAGAGATATGTTTATGCAAAAATCTGGATTGACTATGAAGAAAACACATTTGGAAAGCGTGGAAAACTAGCCAGAATGCTTTATTCAACAAATATTGGAACAATACCTGATTCTTCAGGAGTTCTTGTCAAATGTGATGGAGAAACCGTTGGAAAAATTGAAGAGACATTTATGGAAAGACTGAAAAAAGGAGATACTTTTGTTCTGGGAGGCAGAACTTTCAGATTCAACTACGGAAAAGGAATGACAATTAATGTAAGTCCTGCAAGCGGACCCCCAACAATCCCTTCATGGTTTTCACAGCAACTCCCGCTAGCTTTTGATTTGGCAATGGACATCCAACAATTTAGAGACCATATGGATTCTAGATTCCAATACAGAAGAAGCAAAGAGGAAATTATGGAATTCATTCATGAATATTTATATGTTGATGATTTTGCAGCCAATTCAATTTATGAATACTTTATTGAACAGTTTAAATACGCCCAAATTCCAACAAAACGAAGATTATTAATTGAATATTATAAAGGATTTGGCGGAAGACGTTTTGTAATATTCCATTCTTTATTCGGAAGAAAGGTGAACGATGCACTGTCAAGAGCCGTTGCTTATATTGTTGCTCAAAAATACAATATGAACATTACAATCTCAATTTCAGACAATGGATTTTATTTAAGTTCTGACGGAAAAATCGGAGGTTTAGAATCATTCCGTGAGATTACACCGGAGAATTTTGAAACAATATTGACAAATGCATTAAATAAAACAGAAACACTGGCTTCAAGATTCAGACACTGTGCCGGAAGATCATTGATGACCCTTAGAAGATACAAAGGAGAATCCAAATCTGTAGGCAGACAGCAGGTTCGGGGAAAAATCCTTTTGAAATTTGTTCAGGACATGGATGATGACTTTTCAATTCTAAAAGAGGCGAGAAGGGAAGCGCTTGAAGATTATATGGACATTAAAAATGCATTAAAAATAATTGAAATGATTGACAGGGAAGAAATGGAAATAAAAACTATAAATACTGTTATTCCAAGTCCTTTTGCATTTAATCTAGTTTCACAAGGATATCTTGATGTTTTAAACCAAAATGATAAGGGAGAATTTACAAAAAGGATGCATCAGGCAATACTTGATCAAATTAAAGACAAATTAAAAGATATCTACTAA
- a CDS encoding DUF5518 domain-containing protein, protein MTKWKVVIIGFILAVIVKAFFARYEFIGLLIVGFITGYIAHSGMLGGLWNAAVAGAFGTIVSAILFVLATTIGGSFLGIFGGLTGFTISGISSIFLVIGDLIYYAIVMGITGAIGGAIASKNDN, encoded by the coding sequence GTGACTAAATGGAAAGTTGTAATTATCGGATTTATATTGGCAGTAATTGTAAAAGCCTTTTTCGCAAGATATGAATTTATAGGATTACTGATTGTGGGATTCATTACAGGTTATATTGCCCATTCCGGAATGCTTGGAGGCCTTTGGAATGCCGCTGTTGCAGGAGCATTTGGTACAATTGTTTCCGCAATACTATTTGTCCTAGCTACAACTATAGGAGGTAGTTTCCTCGGAATATTTGGAGGTTTAACAGGATTTACAATTTCTGGAATTTCAAGCATCTTCCTAGTTATAGGAGATTTAATCTACTATGCAATAGTCATGGGAATTACAGGAGCCATCGGAGGGGCAATTGCTTCTAAAAATGATAATTAA